A window of Synechococcus sp. WH 8109 genomic DNA:
AGGTTATCCCACACATTTAAATGCGGGAACAGTGCATAGCTTTGAAACACCATCCCTACCCGGCGTCGTTCAGAGGGCACGTCGACCATCTCCGCACCATTGATGAGAATCGAACCTTTATCGGGGTGATCGAGCCCGGCGATCAGACGCAAGGCCGTGCTTTTCCCACAGCCGCTGGCCCCAAGCAGAGCGACGCATTCGCCGTTGGCAACATCGAGGTCGAGCTGGTGGAGAACCTGTCGCTCGCCGAAGCGCTTGTTGATGGCCCGAAGTTGCAGTGTCATCCCTTGATTGCTCCGTTGGTGAGTCCACTGACGATCTGGCGCTGAAACACCAGCACCAGCACCAGAAGAGGAATGGCACCGAGCACGGTGGCTGCCGCGTAGGTGCCGTAGGGGACGGAATAGGTGGATGATCCCGCAATTCGGGCCATCGCCACCGGCAAAGTGAGCAGATCGCTGCGGCTCAGCCAGGTGAGCGCCACGGGAAATTCGTTCCAGGCGAACAGGAACACCAGGATTGCTGTGCTGGCGGAGGCCGGTGCAATTAAGGGGAGCAGCACCCAGCGCAGCCGCTGACACAACGACAGCCCCTCCAGCTTTGCTGCGTCTTCGAGATCTTTGGGCAGGGCTTCAAATGCCGCCGTGAGCAGCAGCAGGGCCAGAGGCATCGACAGAGCGCTGTAGGGAATAGCGATGGCGATCAGGTTGTTGCCCAGGGCAAAGGTGCGGGCCAGTTCGAGCAGCGCCAGAAACAGCAGCACATAAGGGAACAGAGCGGCGCCCACCACGGCAGTGCGGAGGATTCCTTTCAACCGCTGAGGCAGTTTCGCCAGCCCGTAGGACGCGGGGATGGCCAGCATCAAGGTGAGCAGTGTCGTGAGTGAAGCCACCAAGCTGCTGTTGAACAGGTACCGCCAGAAGGGCGGATTGGTGCTGAGCAGATCCCGGTAGTTGTTGAGCGTCCAACGGCTCCAGAAGCTCAGTTGGTGATTGACCAGGGCATCTGCGGTGGTGAAGGAACTCAGCAGCTGCCACAGCATCGGACCGAGGGACCAGACCAGCAGCAGTGCTATCCAGAGCGAACGTCGTGTCATCAATCCATGCGTCATCGGTCCAGGGGCCTCAACAAACCGAAGCTCTTCAGCAGCAACGTGCCCGCAAGGATCAGCGCGGTGAGCAGTAGGAATCCCGCGAGCATCACCGTGGCGCTGTAGCCGAAATCGAGGAAGCGCATGCCGTTGAGGTAGGCATAGAGGGCAATGCTTTCGGTGCTGCCGGCAGGACCACCACCGGTGAGCACCTGCACCAGATCGAACACCCCGAAAGCCTGGGCCAGGCGGAATAGGAGGCTCAGCAGGATGTAGGGGAGTAACAGCGGCAGGGTGACTCTGCGAAGCGCCTGAAGGGGCGTTCCCCCTTCCAGGCGAAAGGCGCTGTAGAGGTCGTCGGGAATGCTCTGGAGTCCCGCCAGAAGAATCAGCGTGATGAAGGGCGTTGTCTTCCAGACATCGGCAAACACGGTCACCAGCCAGGTGATCGATGGGGTGGACAACAGATCCAGGGAGTTGAGGCCAAGGCTTCGTGCCAGCACCTCGATCGGGCCGTAGGGGGTGTTGAAGATCCAGCGCCAGCCCAGGGCCATCATCGTTGTCGGCAGGGCCCAGGGCAGCAGGGTCAGGGCGCGAACGGCTCCTCTGCCGCGCCAGCGTTGATGCAGCAGCAGCGCAATGGCGAGGGCCAAAAGCAACTCCAAACCCACCGAGATCAGGGCAAAGCGCGCGGTTTGTCCGGCATCTACCCAGAAGCGCTGATCAGCCGCCAGTCGCCACCAGTTGGCTCCGCCGTTGGCCACCGGTTCAAGGCCGGTGAGAACGGAATATGCGTGGAAGCTCAGCCAGGCGTAGCGAAGCATCGGCCAGCCGAACACCACCGCGATCAAGAGCAGCGCAGGAGCAGCCAGGAGCATCGTCATGGCGTGGCTCCCGCAGCACGCAGCAGGGTTTGGCTTCGCTGCTGACTGGTGGCCATGGCCTCATCGGCGGACCCGGCACCGGTGAACAAGCCGTTGAGTTCTCGCTGCACCACATCGCTCAGCTGGGCATACAGCGGGGTAGGTGGACGAACCAACGCACTGTTCAAGGCCACCAGCAGATCCGGCAGCACAGGAGAGGCCTTCAGCATCTCCGGGTCGTTGAACAGATCCGCCTGGATAGGGGTGTAGCCGTTGTTGAGAAAGCGCTGCCGCTGGGCGTCTTCGCTGGTGAGGTAGCGAATCGCTTCCACCGCTGCTTCCTTGTGCTGCGATTGGCGCATCAGGCTCAGCCCCCAGCTGCCGAGGGTGGCTCCGGGACGTTCACCCGGTTGTGCCACCATCAGGCTGATGCCTACGTTGCCTTTTACAGCGCTGTCGTCCTTCTGCAGTTCAGCCCAGGCGTATGGCCAGTTGCGCATCAGAGCCGCATCACCGGCCTTGAAGGCCTGGAGCGACTCCGCCTCGGCGTAATTGGTCACGGCGTAAGGGCTGACGCCTTTGTTGATCAGATCGTTCAACCAGGCTGCTGCCGCCGTTGCCTCAGGCGAATCGAGTTCCATGGCGTTGGTGCTGGTGTCCATCCAGTCACCGCCGAAGCCCTGCAGCACTTCCAGGAAGTCGCAACTTAGGCCTTCGTACTGACGCCCCTGCCAGACAAACCCGTTGGCAACGGCTTGGTTTTCAACGAGGCGTCCAGCAACCTCCACCAGCGCGTCGGGAGTTGTTGGTGGCTGATCCATCAGATCCGTGCGCCAGTAGAGCAGTCCCACATCGGCCACCAGCGGCCAGCGGTAGAGATGACCGTTGTAGTCATTGCCGAGCCGTGCGCCTTGCACCAGTTGCTCCTGGGCGCCCTGATCAAACCAGGGATCCAGGGCTTCCAGCCAGCCGGCGGCGGCATATTTCGGCAACCAGGTGACATCCATCAACAGCGCGTCGAACGGCGCATCACCGAGCAGAAGACTGCTGATTGCCAGGTCTGAGATCGATTCCGTGTTCAACGGACCGCGAATCAACTTGAGATGAATCCGGCCGCGATGCTCGCGGTTGAAGGCTTTCACCAGATCGGCACTGGCATCGGTGAAGGACGAGGGCATGAGGATGCTCACCACCTCCTCGCGCGAGGAGGCTGATCCAACCAGAACACCAAGGGCCATCATCAGCGCTAATGCACCGCCTAACAGCCAGCGGCGCAGTTTCATTGCAGGGTGGAGGGCGACAGGCCAGAAATCTGTTCCTCGGCCCAGTCACTCACCGTGTAGCTCTCCACGGCATCGGTCATGCGGCTCATGCGGTCGCGCTGCTCGTCTTCATCCATTTCCAGTGCCGATTCGATGGCCTCATCCATGCGGCGATTGGAATAGGGATTTGTGAGCACGGCACCATCCAGCACAACCGAGGCTCCGGTGAATTCCGAGAGCACAAGAACTCCGCCACGGTTGCGTCGAGCAGCGGCGTATTCCTTAGCCACCAGATTCAGGCCATCCCTCAGCGGTGTGATCCAGCAGACATCTGCATGGCAGAACCAGGCAATCATTTCGTCGTAGGGGATCCGACGGGTGGAAAAGCGGATGGGGACCCAATCGATCTGGCTGAAGCGGCCATTGATCCGCCCGGCCATTTCCTCGATGGAGCGTTGGGTGTCTTCGTAGATCTTCATCCCACTGGCAGCGGCCACACAAGCCAGCATCAGCACCACCTGGCCGTGCAGATCGTTGCGTCGTTCCAACAGCCGTTCAAAAGCCAGCAGCAACTCTTCGTTGCCCTTGGTGTAATCCACTCGACTGGCAGAAAGGATCAGTTTTCGGCCTTTTTTGGTGTCTTGAACGATCAATTCGCCATGGCTTTCAACCGACGGGCTCCAGCACAATTCCTGAATCAGATCGGGTGAGGTGCCCACCGGAGAGCTGAGTAACTGAATCGTGCGGCCATTGTGCTCGAGGTGACTGGTGACCGTGCCTTCCGAAAGGGCGGTTCCAACCTCAATAAATTTCTTGTCCACAAGGACTTTGGGCCCTCGTTTGGCGCCCACCAGGGTTGTGGCGGCACGAGCAAAGTTCTCCGTGTAGCGGGGAATGTGGAAGCCGACAACATCACAACAGAGCAAACTTTCCAGAATTTGCTCACGCCAAGGAAGGATGGCGAAAACATCATTACCCGGAAAAGGAGTGTGATGGAAAAAGGCAATCTTCAGGTCTGGACGTTCGGCTCGGATGTATCCGGGAGCTAACCAAAGGTTGTAGTCATGCACCCACACGGTTGCGCCTTCGGCGGCTTCGGCGCATGCCGCCATGGCGAAAAGCTTGTTGACCTCTTCAAAGATCTTCCAGTTCGCGTTGTTGACATTGAAATAGGTTGGAAACGTATGAAGAATTGGCCAGAAGCATTCTTTGGATGTGATGTGATAAAAACTGGAGATCTGTTCATCTTCCAGGGGGATTCGGCACAGAGTGAACGGCGAAGGGTTATCCATCTCAAACCGTTCTGTGCCCTCATTCGACTGATCGTCGACCCTTCTCCAGGCAATCCAAGTGCCCTTTTCGCAGCTACGGAAGAGGTTACGAAGGGTTGGAATAATTCCGTTAGGGCTTTTCTGGTCGACCCATATTCTTTTACCGTTCTTGTCTTTTGATTCGTCGAACGGCGTGCGGTGATAGAGGATTACAAATGAACTCTGACCCGCACCCATTTATTCGAACAATGCTTCGTTTGGTCTACCTTTCAGCAAAAGCCCTTTTTTGTCAAACGGCGGCTTTGGTCTTAAAAGACACCAACGAATCCAGCACCTCCCGGGCGTGACCGTTGGGTCGAACCGCTACCCAGCGTTCACGCAGGACTCCGTCCGGATCGATCAGGAAGGTGTGGCGTAGCGAGTACGGCGCCATCCACGACCCGTAGGCCTTGCTCACGGTTCCGTCGGGATCGGACAGCAGGGGGAAGCTCAATCCTTCACTCTCACAGAAGGATTCATGGTCGTCAACGCTGTCGGCGCTGATGCCGATCACTTCCGCTCCGGCCTGAAGGAAGTCGTTGTGAAGGCTTTCGAAGCCCCGGGCTTCGATCGTGCATCCGCCGGTGAAATCCCTTGGATAGAAGTAAACCGTGAGCCACCGGCCTCGAAGATCACGGCTGCTCCATTGCTTCCGATCGGGTTCGGATTGGCTGGATCCGGGCAGATTAAAATCGGGTACTACTGTTCCCGTTTCCAAAACGACACCCCCGAGAGCCGAAGCCCGCGAAGGTGTGAGCGTCAGAGCTGCAAAGAAAAGGCTGGACTTGACTAATAATTCCCGCCGATTCACCCGTTCACAATCTCAAATCTTGGCCAGGTTAATGCCCAAAGACTTGGCATAGGCGCCCAGGCCTTTCTTCTGGATGGTTTTGAGGGCGCGGGTGGTCACACGCAGCTTCACCCAGCGGTTGCCCTCCGCCCACCAGAGGCGACGCTGCTGCAGGTTGGCCTGCTGCAGCTTCTTGGTGCGGATGTGGGAATGGCTCACGGCCATGCCGTTGTTGGCGCGAGTACCGGTGAGCTGACACACCCGTGACATGACGATGTCCTTCTACTGAGAGGTTGTTTGGAGCTGAGAACCAGTTCCAAACTACCAATTTAGCAAAAGGTCTTCAGCTCAAAGTCCTCTCTGCATCAAGGCACCCATCAATTCAGCGCTGCGGGTCTGGAAACCGGCCAGCTCATTTGGCTCCAGCCCCCCGACGCCCAGGCGCGCCATGTCATACAAATGGCGGGCCACATTCTCGGCCAGGCTTGCGGTCGGCGATGTTTCCGCCGCTCCTACCAGCACGCCACCGGCACGCAACTTCAGCATCCCCTCCACAAGGGGATGGCGCCGGTTCACCAGCAGCACGTGATGCTCGGGAAGGCCTGGCAGGCGTTGTTCCATCAAGGCGCCCATGTCGTTGAGCCGGCGCATCTGTTCCGGCAGAAGAATCATGGCCGGCGGTGCCCCTTCGGCTTTCAGGGCCTGCACCTGAACGGTCACCTTGTCGTTGGCCAGGGCCGCTTTGATCAGATCACGCAGTCGGTCTGACTCGGTGCTGCCGTCCTGGTCGGTGAGTTCGGCATCGTTGTCCTTCAGGCTTTCGTCCAGTTCCGAGTCGACGCGCTGGAAGGTGAGTTCCTCATGGCGGTGCTCCAGCCAGGGGATGAACTGGGTGTCGATCACCGTCTCCAGCTTCAGTACTTCCGCGCCTTGGGAGGTCCAGAGGTTGAGCGCACCGGCCTGGGCAACGTCATCGGTGCTGTAAAGCACACGCTTGTTCTGATCCGCGTCCAGTCGGCTGCGGTATCCCTCCAGGGTGGTG
This region includes:
- a CDS encoding carbohydrate ABC transporter permease, producing MTRRSLWIALLLVWSLGPMLWQLLSSFTTADALVNHQLSFWSRWTLNNYRDLLSTNPPFWRYLFNSSLVASLTTLLTLMLAIPASYGLAKLPQRLKGILRTAVVGAALFPYVLLFLALLELARTFALGNNLIAIAIPYSALSMPLALLLLTAAFEALPKDLEDAAKLEGLSLCQRLRWVLLPLIAPASASTAILVFLFAWNEFPVALTWLSRSDLLTLPVAMARIAGSSTYSVPYGTYAAATVLGAIPLLVLVLVFQRQIVSGLTNGAIKG
- a CDS encoding carbohydrate ABC transporter permease, coding for MTMLLAAPALLLIAVVFGWPMLRYAWLSFHAYSVLTGLEPVANGGANWWRLAADQRFWVDAGQTARFALISVGLELLLALAIALLLHQRWRGRGAVRALTLLPWALPTTMMALGWRWIFNTPYGPIEVLARSLGLNSLDLLSTPSITWLVTVFADVWKTTPFITLILLAGLQSIPDDLYSAFRLEGGTPLQALRRVTLPLLLPYILLSLLFRLAQAFGVFDLVQVLTGGGPAGSTESIALYAYLNGMRFLDFGYSATVMLAGFLLLTALILAGTLLLKSFGLLRPLDR
- a CDS encoding ABC transporter substrate-binding protein, whose protein sequence is MKLRRWLLGGALALMMALGVLVGSASSREEVVSILMPSSFTDASADLVKAFNREHRGRIHLKLIRGPLNTESISDLAISSLLLGDAPFDALLMDVTWLPKYAAAGWLEALDPWFDQGAQEQLVQGARLGNDYNGHLYRWPLVADVGLLYWRTDLMDQPPTTPDALVEVAGRLVENQAVANGFVWQGRQYEGLSCDFLEVLQGFGGDWMDTSTNAMELDSPEATAAAAWLNDLINKGVSPYAVTNYAEAESLQAFKAGDAALMRNWPYAWAELQKDDSAVKGNVGISLMVAQPGERPGATLGSWGLSLMRQSQHKEAAVEAIRYLTSEDAQRQRFLNNGYTPIQADLFNDPEMLKASPVLPDLLVALNSALVRPPTPLYAQLSDVVQRELNGLFTGAGSADEAMATSQQRSQTLLRAAGATP
- the ggpS gene encoding glucosylglycerol-phosphate synthase, yielding MGAGQSSFVILYHRTPFDESKDKNGKRIWVDQKSPNGIIPTLRNLFRSCEKGTWIAWRRVDDQSNEGTERFEMDNPSPFTLCRIPLEDEQISSFYHITSKECFWPILHTFPTYFNVNNANWKIFEEVNKLFAMAACAEAAEGATVWVHDYNLWLAPGYIRAERPDLKIAFFHHTPFPGNDVFAILPWREQILESLLCCDVVGFHIPRYTENFARAATTLVGAKRGPKVLVDKKFIEVGTALSEGTVTSHLEHNGRTIQLLSSPVGTSPDLIQELCWSPSVESHGELIVQDTKKGRKLILSASRVDYTKGNEELLLAFERLLERRNDLHGQVVLMLACVAAASGMKIYEDTQRSIEEMAGRINGRFSQIDWVPIRFSTRRIPYDEMIAWFCHADVCWITPLRDGLNLVAKEYAAARRNRGGVLVLSEFTGASVVLDGAVLTNPYSNRRMDEAIESALEMDEDEQRDRMSRMTDAVESYTVSDWAEEQISGLSPSTLQ
- a CDS encoding peroxiredoxin, encoding MNRRELLVKSSLFFAALTLTPSRASALGGVVLETGTVVPDFNLPGSSQSEPDRKQWSSRDLRGRWLTVYFYPRDFTGGCTIEARGFESLHNDFLQAGAEVIGISADSVDDHESFCESEGLSFPLLSDPDGTVSKAYGSWMAPYSLRHTFLIDPDGVLRERWVAVRPNGHAREVLDSLVSFKTKAAV
- the rpmB gene encoding 50S ribosomal protein L28, with the translated sequence MSRVCQLTGTRANNGMAVSHSHIRTKKLQQANLQQRRLWWAEGNRWVKLRVTTRALKTIQKKGLGAYAKSLGINLAKI